A genome region from Arachidicoccus soli includes the following:
- a CDS encoding XRE family transcriptional regulator: MSSTKAQQKLANAVRERRLFMELTQEGLAIRSGVALPTLRKFEQKGIISLEGFLKLLCVVGGLEELITVLQPPKPNFSSIDDVLKEDSNISRKRGHKK, translated from the coding sequence GTGTCATCAACTAAAGCACAGCAAAAACTGGCTAACGCTGTACGTGAAAGACGGTTGTTCATGGAGCTTACGCAAGAAGGATTGGCCATACGATCTGGTGTTGCATTGCCGACTTTAAGAAAATTTGAGCAGAAAGGTATAATTTCTTTGGAAGGTTTCCTAAAGCTCCTTTGCGTAGTAGGAGGTTTAGAAGAGTTGATTACTGTTTTACAGCCGCCCAAGCCAAATTTTTCATCCATTGATGATGTATTGAAAGAGGATAGTAACATAAGCCGAAAAAGAGGACATAAAAAATGA
- a CDS encoding zinc ribbon domain-containing protein, giving the protein MLAYKAEWYGRNIIKIGRFDPSSKTCSSCGSIRKYLMLKDLE; this is encoded by the coding sequence ATGTTGGCGTACAAAGCAGAATGGTATGGGAGAAATATTATTAAAATAGGGCGTTTTGATCCATCGTCAAAGACCTGCTCTTCTTGTGGGAGCATTCGTAAATACCTAATGCTAAAAGACCTTGAATGA
- a CDS encoding relaxase/mobilization nuclease domain-containing protein has product MVAVIHIRRSLNQSLYYNENKVKENVALCLLVENYPMEMENLNTIQRLNFLKKRAALNERVKVNSIHISLNFHDKDQLNSELLKTIAKDYMQQIGFGNQPYLVYQHFDAAHPHLHIVTTCIQAGGKSIPLHNLGKIQSENARKNIEQTYHLIKASEAGKRQFNDLKPVDVLRVHYGKQPIKRAIQNVLDKVLPTFKYSNLFELNAILNQYNILADRGKETSFIYRNNGLHYCVLDDKGKRVGIPIKASSFYNKPTLKFLEERFVINEKDK; this is encoded by the coding sequence ATGGTTGCAGTAATACATATAAGAAGAAGCCTCAATCAAAGTTTATATTATAACGAAAACAAAGTAAAAGAAAATGTGGCACTTTGTTTATTGGTTGAGAATTACCCCATGGAAATGGAAAACTTAAATACAATTCAGAGGCTTAATTTTCTGAAAAAACGCGCTGCCTTAAATGAAAGAGTAAAAGTAAATTCTATTCATATTTCACTTAATTTTCACGATAAAGATCAACTGAATAGTGAATTATTAAAAACGATTGCCAAAGATTATATGCAACAGATTGGTTTTGGCAATCAACCTTATTTAGTCTATCAACATTTTGATGCGGCACATCCACATCTGCATATTGTAACGACTTGTATTCAGGCAGGTGGCAAGAGCATTCCCTTACATAATTTGGGGAAAATACAATCAGAAAATGCAAGAAAAAATATTGAACAAACTTACCATCTTATTAAAGCATCAGAAGCAGGAAAAAGGCAATTCAATGATTTAAAACCAGTAGATGTTTTAAGAGTGCATTATGGGAAACAACCGATTAAAAGAGCTATCCAAAATGTGCTGGATAAAGTCTTACCTACTTTTAAATACAGTAATCTTTTTGAGTTAAATGCTATCTTAAACCAATACAATATATTAGCGGATAGAGGAAAGGAGACCTCATTTATTTATCGCAACAATGGCTTGCATTACTGCGTCTTAGATGATAAAGGCAAGCGGGTTGGAATTCCTATTAAAGCGAGCAGTTTTTATAATAAGCCAACGCTGAAATTCTTGGAAGAAAGGTTTGTAATCAACGAAAAGGATAAATGA
- a CDS encoding PKD domain-containing protein translates to MNLSYKYLSIVFLLICFATNACKKEAIGTTPTIDFSIQVSGDTVRFTNLTSDAKSYKWDFGDGDSSTEENPMHIYPGKGKYVPTLYAVAQNGAQAQGSTVIHISKTSPILLNDNTLSDWDTLSVNVYTSSPAGGNFIMGKFDYDANNIYFYFEMKATVADGNIFDFYLDADNNASTGLLTGDFTGGGYDELLEGQLLLNQSTAPIPLAPYVHTGAQNAFSFDAMTLSDFFKIGTVVQDGAILKFEGSFDRNKLNLTGPAIRVGIITTKSDWSATLGSLPDPSTDSYLLNLPE, encoded by the coding sequence ATGAACTTATCTTATAAATATTTATCAATAGTCTTCTTACTGATATGCTTTGCAACAAATGCCTGTAAAAAAGAAGCAATTGGCACTACGCCTACCATCGATTTTAGCATTCAAGTTAGCGGAGACACAGTTCGTTTTACGAACCTGACCTCAGATGCCAAATCGTATAAATGGGATTTTGGTGATGGGGATTCTTCAACGGAAGAAAACCCGATGCATATCTATCCCGGTAAAGGAAAATATGTTCCTACTTTGTATGCCGTAGCACAGAACGGCGCTCAAGCACAGGGCTCTACTGTGATACATATTTCTAAAACATCGCCTATATTGCTAAACGACAACACCCTTTCCGATTGGGATACACTCTCGGTAAATGTCTATACTTCTTCACCAGCAGGTGGCAATTTTATTATGGGTAAATTTGATTACGACGCCAATAATATTTATTTCTATTTTGAAATGAAAGCCACCGTGGCAGACGGAAATATCTTTGACTTCTATCTAGATGCAGATAATAATGCGAGTACCGGTTTGCTTACAGGTGATTTTACAGGAGGCGGTTACGATGAATTGCTTGAAGGACAGTTACTGCTTAACCAATCAACCGCACCTATCCCATTGGCACCATATGTGCACACTGGCGCACAGAATGCTTTTTCTTTTGATGCAATGACACTGAGCGATTTCTTTAAAATAGGAACTGTTGTGCAAGATGGAGCTATCTTAAAATTTGAGGGCAGCTTTGACCGTAACAAGTTAAACCTTACGGGCCCGGCAATAAGGGTTGGAATAATTACCACCAAATCTGATTGGAGTGCAACATTGGGCTCCTTGCCTGATCCAAGTACGGACAGTTACTTATTAAACCTTCCTGAATAA
- a CDS encoding phosphotransferase enzyme family protein, translating into MLATALLNYGIELNLCEITTIGSGLINHTWKINFQNKNYILQRINSDVFKYPQHIDDNILLLSNYLKMYSPEYLFVSPIQSLKGDSMVFLEGFGFFRLFPFIESSITYTATENTKQSYEAAKQFGKFTRMLSGLPTNKLKIVISDFHNLSLRYAQFMEAIKKGNKERSIIAKEMISYLLAQKQILEDYEGLIHQNIFTKRVTHYDTKISNVLFNENDEGICVIDLDTIMPGYFISDVGDMIRTYVCPVTEEEKDTSKILIREAHFEAIVNGYLSEMRDELNDREIKYFVYAGKFMIYMQAIRFLTDYLNNDIYYGAKYETHNLVRANNQMELLKALIEKEILLNNIVINTLENNPRIGSAISY; encoded by the coding sequence ATGTTAGCTACAGCTCTTTTGAACTATGGAATTGAACTGAATTTATGTGAAATTACGACGATTGGCAGTGGGTTGATTAACCATACTTGGAAAATAAATTTTCAAAACAAAAATTATATTTTACAACGTATCAATAGCGATGTTTTCAAATACCCACAACACATCGATGATAATATTTTATTATTGTCTAATTATTTGAAAATGTATTCACCTGAATACCTTTTTGTTTCACCGATACAATCGCTAAAGGGGGATAGCATGGTTTTCCTTGAAGGGTTTGGCTTTTTTAGGCTTTTCCCCTTTATAGAATCCTCTATCACTTACACAGCCACCGAAAATACTAAGCAGTCTTATGAAGCTGCCAAGCAATTCGGAAAGTTTACCAGAATGTTGTCTGGACTGCCCACAAATAAACTTAAAATTGTTATCTCTGATTTTCATAATTTGTCCTTACGCTATGCTCAGTTTATGGAAGCCATTAAAAAAGGGAATAAAGAAAGAAGTATAATTGCGAAGGAGATGATAAGTTATTTACTTGCTCAGAAGCAGATCCTGGAAGACTATGAAGGCCTTATCCATCAAAATATCTTTACAAAAAGGGTTACACATTATGATACGAAGATTAGCAATGTGCTCTTTAATGAAAATGACGAAGGGATTTGTGTAATTGATTTAGATACCATAATGCCGGGCTATTTTATAAGTGATGTGGGTGATATGATAAGAACCTATGTATGTCCAGTAACGGAAGAGGAAAAAGATACGAGTAAAATCCTAATTCGTGAAGCTCATTTTGAAGCAATTGTCAATGGCTACCTAAGTGAAATGAGGGATGAATTAAACGATAGGGAAATTAAATATTTTGTATACGCTGGTAAGTTCATGATATATATGCAAGCCATTAGGTTTTTGACAGATTATCTTAACAATGATATTTATTATGGCGCAAAATATGAAACGCATAACCTTGTAAGGGCCAACAATCAAATGGAATTGCTGAAAGCGCTTATTGAAAAAGAAATTTTATTAAACAATATAGTTATCAATACGCTCGAGAATAATCCTAGAATTGGGAGCGCTATTTCTTATTAA
- a CDS encoding type II toxin-antitoxin system HipA family toxin has product MIQHVTEVKVGLNFGNGIQPVGRLAIRNHIIYFEYYNDFVQKAIEISPIRLPLKRGLIELPSRPFEGLAGVFSDSLPDGWGRLLFDRMIRAQGVLPSTISPLDRLTHVGLHGMGALVYEPDYSSSDNGGLIDLELLAKQTEEVLEGSSEEVIKELLALNGSSAGARPKALIGVDSSREKISYGVQDLNEEFEPWIVKFANSQDGADVGAIEYVYALMAIEAGVSIPKVFLFPAKKGGGYFAVKRFDRDGNKRLHMHTASGLLHSDFRAPSLDYEDLLTLTGALTKDIREVEKMYRLAVFNVLAHNKDDHAKNFSFLMNETGEWKLSPAYDLTFSNGPGGEQSTMVAGEGRNPTIAHLIKLGIEAKLSKGLIQSIIDQTKQALSLWENFARKYNVQNDNIKLIGDKLKN; this is encoded by the coding sequence ATGATTCAACATGTAACAGAAGTGAAAGTTGGGTTGAATTTTGGCAATGGGATTCAGCCAGTAGGGCGTCTAGCTATTCGCAACCACATTATTTATTTTGAATACTATAATGATTTTGTTCAAAAGGCTATTGAAATATCACCTATTCGCTTGCCATTGAAAAGAGGTTTGATTGAATTGCCGTCACGTCCATTTGAAGGATTAGCTGGTGTTTTTAGCGATAGTTTGCCTGACGGCTGGGGACGATTGCTTTTTGATCGTATGATAAGAGCGCAAGGAGTATTACCCTCAACTATTTCCCCTCTTGATCGCTTGACACATGTTGGTTTGCATGGAATGGGAGCATTGGTTTATGAACCAGATTACAGTTCTTCCGATAATGGCGGGCTAATCGATTTGGAACTATTGGCAAAACAGACTGAGGAGGTATTAGAAGGTAGTTCTGAAGAAGTCATCAAAGAACTTTTAGCATTGAATGGTTCTTCTGCCGGAGCCAGACCCAAAGCCCTTATAGGAGTAGATAGCAGTCGTGAAAAAATTTCATATGGAGTACAAGACCTAAATGAAGAATTTGAACCTTGGATTGTGAAGTTTGCTAATTCACAAGATGGCGCGGATGTTGGGGCAATTGAATATGTATATGCATTAATGGCTATAGAAGCTGGTGTATCAATACCTAAAGTATTTTTATTTCCTGCTAAAAAAGGGGGTGGATATTTTGCGGTAAAACGTTTTGATAGAGATGGAAACAAAAGGCTGCATATGCATACCGCCAGCGGTTTATTGCATAGTGATTTTAGAGCTCCATCTCTTGATTATGAAGATTTACTTACTTTGACTGGTGCACTTACTAAAGATATTCGTGAAGTTGAAAAAATGTATCGCTTGGCTGTTTTCAACGTATTGGCTCACAACAAAGATGACCATGCTAAGAATTTCAGCTTCCTAATGAATGAAACGGGAGAATGGAAGCTTTCACCTGCCTATGATCTTACCTTTTCAAATGGCCCAGGCGGCGAGCAAAGCACAATGGTGGCGGGTGAAGGAAGAAATCCAACGATAGCGCATCTTATTAAGCTAGGGATAGAAGCAAAGCTTTCAAAGGGATTGATTCAGAGTATTATTGACCAAACAAAACAAGCTTTAAGTCTCTGGGAGAATTTTGCGAGAAAATATAATGTTCAGAATGACAATATAAAACTTATTGGAGATAAGTTAAAGAATTAA
- a CDS encoding SDR family oxidoreductase, which translates to MKKILLAGSTGYLGRFILEELLNKGFETRTILRDEKKLPKSTIENSNLEIVRAEITKAQSIENCCRDIDTVISTVGITKQKDGFTYMDVDYQANINLLEEAKRNGVKRFIYISILNGDKLMQLEICKAKEKFVAALKNSGLEYCVIRPNGYFSDMDEFYKMAQKGSVYLFGTGKHKMNPIHGADLAKVCIAAITNDKSEITVGGPEIFTHNEIAAIAFSVTQKKPNITHIPNWITKTLLFLLRTFTSSKVYGPVEFFMTVLSMDMLAPEYGTHSLKEHFETLKTTIH; encoded by the coding sequence ATGAAAAAGATACTATTAGCAGGATCAACGGGATATTTAGGCAGGTTTATACTTGAAGAACTTTTAAATAAAGGATTTGAAACAAGAACGATATTGAGAGATGAAAAAAAATTGCCAAAATCAACGATTGAAAACAGTAACTTAGAAATAGTCAGAGCCGAAATAACCAAGGCTCAATCTATCGAAAACTGTTGCCGGGACATAGATACGGTCATTTCTACAGTTGGCATTACCAAGCAAAAGGATGGATTTACTTATATGGATGTAGATTATCAGGCCAATATAAATTTACTTGAAGAAGCAAAACGAAATGGCGTAAAGAGATTCATCTATATTTCTATCCTAAATGGGGATAAACTGATGCAACTTGAGATTTGCAAAGCAAAAGAAAAGTTTGTTGCTGCGCTCAAAAATTCCGGGTTGGAGTATTGTGTGATTCGCCCGAATGGCTATTTCTCTGATATGGATGAATTTTATAAAATGGCTCAAAAGGGAAGTGTGTATTTGTTTGGAACAGGCAAGCATAAGATGAATCCCATTCATGGAGCTGATCTTGCTAAAGTCTGTATAGCTGCCATAACCAATGACAAAAGTGAAATTACTGTCGGGGGGCCAGAGATTTTTACACATAATGAGATTGCTGCAATCGCCTTTTCCGTTACGCAAAAGAAACCCAATATCACGCATATTCCAAATTGGATAACTAAAACCCTTTTATTTCTATTAAGAACTTTTACCAGCAGTAAAGTGTATGGGCCCGTTGAATTTTTTATGACGGTTTTATCTATGGATATGTTAGCCCCGGAATATGGTACGCATTCGCTAAAGGAGCATTTTGAGACTCTTAAAACAACCATTCACTGA
- a CDS encoding TetR/AcrR family transcriptional regulator has protein sequence MSPRKKEDFEKMQELSREKILKAALALFAQKGYSSTSVESIALKAKISKGLIYHYFKSKEEILKGIFSILMENLNRFMADNHELAPKEYIQKLLEYSFQFIIYQSKINRFLIALSIQPKVVAGLKEDMDNAKQFWMEQLTQMFRKLNYEQPEAEAYLLGAIFDGVGIGYQALGKDYPINEIQALLIKKYKL, from the coding sequence ATGTCACCAAGAAAAAAAGAAGATTTCGAGAAAATGCAGGAACTGAGTCGAGAGAAAATACTGAAAGCTGCTCTTGCACTGTTTGCCCAGAAGGGTTATTCATCTACATCTGTGGAAAGCATAGCCTTGAAAGCAAAAATTTCTAAAGGCCTTATTTATCATTATTTCAAGAGTAAAGAAGAAATTCTGAAAGGGATATTTAGCATCTTAATGGAAAATCTGAATCGGTTTATGGCGGATAACCATGAGCTTGCTCCGAAGGAATATATTCAGAAATTACTAGAATATTCTTTTCAATTTATTATATATCAATCTAAAATCAATCGATTCTTGATTGCACTTTCTATACAACCAAAAGTAGTTGCCGGATTAAAGGAAGATATGGACAATGCAAAACAATTTTGGATGGAACAGCTTACACAAATGTTTAGAAAATTAAATTATGAACAACCGGAGGCTGAAGCCTATTTGTTGGGTGCAATTTTTGACGGGGTAGGAATAGGCTATCAGGCGCTTGGGAAAGACTATCCCATCAATGAAATACAAGCATTGCTTATCAAAAAATATAAGCTTTAA
- a CDS encoding RagB/SusD family nutrient uptake outer membrane protein, translating to MKQVFNKLYLLLLLPLLMGSCIKDVNPSDAITTATVTQSYNGMLDALNGAYALFKDHEVFAGSTDLNNMYLRQYFECSDFASDDIVCGQTTTDPLYYSFSLDHTTTQTNTRYFWYISYKIINDVNTIIDAMNGSSNLNAASQQLLGECYFLRAFAHFSLVKFFARPYTQTPQGAGVIIRTSVDDPAQKARATVSEVYQSVVADATKGASLMNTSRGVMYGTKEAAWALLSRVYLYEGNNDSTTYYANQVINSGKFSLTTAATFPTMFANATTASETIFCIAFTSLDDYGKSGSIASMIYSDGNSGWGEEYASQSLRDTMSAHPEDVRWSYIVPDTLNGQLQYKNGIPKYYITKFSFQNGSPTLSSPIIFRLAEMYLNRAEAEAKAGQTQAALDDVDMIRKNRGLQNSLYKGQLPNGKTALEVVLKERRIELAFEGQRTFDVYRNNLPMNRTYWGYHLPGLQESDIDLSKQPSGYSNMIIQPSDPRTIYYIPIDEIQTNPLCTQNP from the coding sequence ATGAAGCAAGTTTTCAACAAACTGTATTTATTGTTGTTGCTGCCATTGCTGATGGGTAGTTGCATAAAGGATGTAAATCCAAGCGACGCAATTACAACAGCAACCGTAACCCAATCTTATAACGGAATGCTAGATGCATTGAATGGAGCATATGCACTCTTCAAAGATCATGAAGTCTTTGCAGGCTCGACAGACTTGAACAATATGTATCTGCGGCAGTATTTTGAATGTTCCGATTTCGCCAGCGACGATATCGTTTGTGGACAAACGACAACAGACCCTTTATATTATAGCTTTTCACTTGATCATACTACAACGCAAACAAATACCAGGTATTTCTGGTACATTTCTTATAAGATTATTAATGATGTGAATACCATAATTGATGCAATGAACGGCTCTAGCAACTTGAATGCAGCGTCACAACAATTATTGGGTGAATGCTATTTCTTACGCGCATTTGCCCACTTCAGCTTAGTTAAATTTTTCGCAAGACCTTATACACAAACGCCTCAAGGAGCAGGAGTTATTATACGTACATCGGTAGATGATCCTGCCCAAAAAGCACGTGCAACTGTAAGTGAAGTTTATCAATCTGTCGTTGCAGATGCAACGAAGGGTGCCTCTTTAATGAATACTTCTCGTGGCGTGATGTATGGTACTAAAGAAGCTGCCTGGGCGCTCTTGTCAAGGGTTTATCTTTATGAAGGCAATAATGATAGCACAACTTATTATGCAAATCAGGTTATTAACTCGGGTAAGTTTTCTCTTACAACAGCTGCAACATTTCCAACAATGTTTGCGAATGCAACCACAGCATCTGAAACCATATTTTGTATTGCATTCACATCACTTGATGATTATGGGAAAAGTGGCTCTATCGCATCAATGATTTACTCAGACGGCAATTCAGGCTGGGGAGAGGAATATGCCTCTCAATCATTGCGGGACACTATGTCAGCTCATCCTGAAGATGTGCGATGGTCATATATCGTACCCGATACATTGAACGGTCAACTCCAATATAAAAATGGCATTCCTAAGTATTACATTACCAAGTTTTCTTTCCAGAACGGGAGTCCAACATTGAGTTCTCCCATAATATTTCGCTTGGCTGAGATGTATTTAAACAGGGCCGAAGCAGAAGCCAAAGCCGGACAAACACAGGCCGCTCTGGACGATGTTGACATGATTCGTAAGAATAGGGGTCTGCAAAATAGCTTGTATAAGGGGCAATTGCCTAATGGCAAAACCGCTTTGGAAGTTGTACTAAAAGAAAGACGTATAGAACTTGCTTTTGAAGGACAGCGGACATTTGATGTATACAGAAATAACTTACCAATGAATCGTACTTACTGGGGCTATCACCTTCCCGGTTTACAAGAATCAGATATTGATTTATCTAAACAACCAAGCGGTTATTCAAATATGATCATTCAACCGTCTGATCCAAGGACCATATATTATATTCCGATTGATGAAATACAAACCAATCCATTGTGTACACAAAATCCGTAA
- a CDS encoding acyltransferase family protein: protein MNQPLNKDRIVSLDVMRGMIMILLAGESALVYDSFSNLHLPAFAQAIVAQFFHDPWHGLHFWDTVQPAFMMMAGTAMYISFYRKEQKGITWSNNFKHILIRSLKLFVLGTALHCVYAGKLVWELWNVLTQLAFTTLLAYLIIKRSSVFQIIAGLLLIVLNDILYRKILVPNFSQPYVEFHNFGSYVDMLVMGKINTDGWVAFNMVPTAAHTIWGMTIGRLLVSKITDSKKIRWLLLMGCLALLAGYGLDGLHMVPIIKRISTGSFVLASAGWVILILAFIYWLVDVKKINKHAQIATVVGMNSIFIYLFFETVGAQWINPTVKIFIGGFTAFLHVTPNLQALLNALVVWWMEWYLCYWLAQKKIFIKL from the coding sequence ATGAATCAACCCCTCAATAAAGATAGAATTGTTTCACTGGATGTAATGCGCGGCATGATTATGATTTTGCTGGCTGGTGAAAGTGCATTAGTCTACGATTCTTTTTCTAACCTGCATTTGCCTGCATTTGCCCAAGCAATTGTAGCACAATTCTTTCACGATCCCTGGCATGGGTTACATTTCTGGGATACCGTGCAACCTGCTTTTATGATGATGGCGGGTACAGCAATGTACATATCCTTTTACCGTAAAGAGCAAAAAGGAATTACCTGGTCCAATAATTTCAAACACATACTCATCCGCAGCCTGAAACTGTTTGTACTGGGGACTGCATTGCACTGTGTATACGCTGGTAAATTGGTCTGGGAGCTTTGGAACGTACTTACACAATTAGCATTTACAACCCTCTTAGCTTATCTGATAATCAAACGTTCTTCTGTATTTCAAATTATTGCGGGCTTGTTACTCATTGTTCTTAATGATATATTATACCGAAAGATTTTGGTGCCCAACTTTAGCCAACCCTATGTGGAGTTCCATAATTTCGGTTCTTATGTCGATATGCTGGTTATGGGAAAAATCAATACAGATGGATGGGTGGCTTTCAATATGGTTCCTACGGCAGCCCATACAATTTGGGGTATGACAATAGGCAGGCTATTAGTTAGTAAAATTACCGATTCGAAAAAAATAAGATGGCTTTTATTGATGGGATGTTTGGCTTTACTCGCAGGTTATGGGTTGGACGGGCTGCATATGGTACCGATTATCAAAAGAATCAGCACCGGCTCTTTCGTATTGGCCTCTGCAGGTTGGGTAATTTTGATACTTGCCTTTATTTACTGGTTAGTTGATGTCAAGAAAATAAACAAACATGCCCAGATTGCGACTGTTGTGGGAATGAACTCCATCTTTATTTATTTATTTTTTGAAACCGTCGGCGCGCAGTGGATTAATCCGACGGTAAAAATTTTCATCGGCGGCTTTACAGCCTTCCTTCATGTAACACCTAATCTGCAAGCCTTGTTGAATGCCCTTGTTGTTTGGTGGATGGAATGGTATTTATGTTATTGGCTGGCACAGAAAAAGATATTTATAAAATTATAA
- a CDS encoding type II toxin-antitoxin system VapC family toxin has product MGIKYLWDTNTAIYYLQEQFPPNAEKFMDSLLQNGQPVISAITEIELLCWKTATEKDIIVLQNFINDALVIELEHSIKLKTAEIRKSYKIKLPDGIIAATALVYNLNLVTRNLDDFKNIDGIKLINPWEI; this is encoded by the coding sequence ATGGGAATAAAATATTTATGGGATACAAACACTGCTATTTATTATTTGCAAGAGCAGTTTCCTCCTAACGCAGAAAAATTCATGGACAGTTTATTGCAAAACGGTCAACCTGTTATTTCCGCGATCACGGAGATAGAGTTGCTTTGTTGGAAAACGGCTACCGAGAAAGATATAATTGTATTACAAAATTTTATCAATGATGCATTGGTAATAGAACTGGAACATTCTATTAAATTAAAAACGGCTGAGATTCGTAAATCATATAAGATTAAACTACCTGATGGTATTATTGCTGCGACAGCGCTGGTTTACAATCTTAATTTGGTAACAAGAAACCTTGATGACTTTAAAAACATTGATGGAATTAAATTGATTAACCCATGGGAAATATAA
- a CDS encoding plasmid mobilization protein, producing MENINKNTRNKALKIYLSSEEYQVIRNNLAETTHLYMSEYLRKILLKKPIIGSYRDQTMEDLMNVLVELKNELNSIGNNFNLAIKELHSLQHIAEYKP from the coding sequence ATGGAGAATATAAACAAAAATACCAGAAACAAAGCTCTGAAAATATACTTATCTTCTGAAGAGTACCAGGTAATTAGAAATAATTTGGCAGAAACAACTCATCTATATATGAGTGAATATCTAAGAAAAATACTCCTGAAAAAACCAATTATTGGGAGCTACCGGGACCAAACGATGGAAGATTTAATGAATGTTTTAGTTGAATTAAAAAATGAACTCAACAGTATCGGCAATAACTTTAATTTAGCCATTAAGGAATTACATTCTTTGCAACATATTGCTGAATACAAGCCTTGA